TGAAAAGCTAGTAAATACTACAGGGATAAAATTTATCCCCTAGTATTAGTAAAAAAGATAACTTTATTAAAGTCTTATATTATATATTATTATATATTATTATATATATATTATTATATATAGAGAAGGATTAAAAAAAATTAATAAAAATATATCAGAGAAAAAATAAACAAATATGAATTATCAATTTTTAAAGAAAAGTAATGTGTTATATTATTTAATAACTAACTATATAATACAAGTTTATATATAAAAATTAAAAGTATTTTGATTTATACATAATCAAAAATAAAAATAAAAAGGTATTGACTTAATCAAAAATATAGTGTAAAATAGCTATATAAACAACAAGAGGAGATACATATGAAATTAACTGTTTGTAATGTTGCCAAAGAATTAAATGTTCATCCTATGAAATTAGCATGGGAAATAAGAAATGGTGTATATGAATTTGCAAAAGCATATAAAAAAAATAAAAATTCTGCCAAGCATACATATTTTTTTGATTATGTTAAAACTATGAAATATATTCACGAATATAAGGAAGCTGTGGAAATTTATGAGAAAGAAAAGAATTGAATATGAATTTTGCTATAGATTTTATGAAAATGAAATTTATGTTTATTCAAGAGAAAAAGGAAAAACAAATAAATCATATTGGGACTGGCAGTATTTATGTAGACAACAAAAATGTACATGGAGAAATTTATTTCAAGTATTTATGATAAATAATAAATATAAAAAACTTGCTGATTACGAAAATAACTTATTTAAAATTGAAATTTGGGAAAACAATGATTATAGGATTACTTTATTTAAAAATAATGGCATAAAAAATATAGAACTTGAACCATTTATACATTTTTCTAAAAGGGATAAAGAATTAGATAGTATTATTAAAACAAAAAGAAAGAAGAGTGAGTAAAATGAGTGATTATTATTATGAGAGTGATGAAATTTTTGATGGCTATTTATTAATGCCTAAAAGCTTGATAAAAAAAGAACCGTATAGATTTATTAGTGATGGTGCTAAAATAATTTATTGTTTAATGAGAGAAAAAAGTTTTGTAGAAAAAGAAAGTGGAAAAAGTTTTATATTTTTCCAAAAAACTGAGATACAGGAAGTATTAAATGTTTCAAAAAAAAAGGCAACAAAAATTATAAAAGAATTGGAAAATGTAAATTTATTAGAAAAAATAAAAGATATTAAAAAGGGAACTAATATATATTATATAAAACATTCAATTTAAAAGGAGAAATTATGAATTTAGATTATTATTATAGACATGAGCTTGACTTTTATGATTTTTTTGTATTTCCAAAAGCATTAATAAGTAAAGAGCCATTTAAATATTTGTCTGGTGATGCCAAAATATTATATTGCTTAATGAGAGATAGAATGAAAAGTTCTGAAGAAAATGGTTTTTATGATGAGGATGGTAAAGTTTTTTTTATATATACTATAAAAGAAGTATGTGAAGTAATGAATGTTTCTAAAGCTACATCACAAAAATTAATTCAAGAATTGAAAAGCTTAGAATTAATTGAAAAGAGAAGGAAATCTATTGATTCACCAAACTTTTATTATCTAAAGAAAGTAGATTTAAATACTAGAACTGAAAGAACAATGGAAGAAATAAAAGCAAATATAGAAAAATTTAGAAATATCGTTAAAAAACAAAATTTATAATCAAGTGAGGTAGATATGAAAGAATTCTATTTGAAAAAAAACAATAAAAATGAAATTATATTTTTCTTTAGAGAAAAAACAAAAAATTCATCAAGTAAAGAAATATGGATGCAAAAAATTGATGAAAATTCAAAAATTAACGATCTTGATTCTAATGCCACTTTTAATAAATTGCTTTGTTTTCTAGAAGTTAAAAATAAGATAATACATACTTTAGATGATGTTAATATTACTATTTGGAGAGGTGAAGAATATAAAATTACAAAAATAGAAATGAATAAACAAATAACTGGATTACAATTTTCTATAGCTGATGAAAATTATATATGCACAGAAAATGAAATATATATAATAAATCAAAATAACAGCATAAATGAAAGGTTGGTTTAATATGAAAATTTTAGAAAAAAAAGAAATTTTAGGTGTCGAACTAGTTATATTTGGATCTGAAGTAAATCCAATGTTTAATGCTAATGAAATAGCAAAAATCATTGAAAATAAGAATGTATCTCAAATGCTTAAAGATGTTGATCAAGATGAGAAAAAACTTGTAATTATTACTAGAGCTGATGGAAAGCAACACAAATCATGGTATTTAACTGAAGAGGGGCTATATGAAGTTTTATTTGCAAGTAGAAAACCAATTGCAAAAAAATTTAAAAAACAAGTAAAGGAAATACTTAAAAATATAAGGCAAAAAGGTGGGTACATAGTTGTTAGAAAAGAAGATAATGAAGCCACAATTAAAGCTAGATTAGAAGGACTTATGAAAGAAACTGAACAAAGATTGACATTACTTGAAAAAAAAGTAAATGAATATGAAATATTTTTTGATGAAGGGAAAGCATACAACTCAGTTAATTTTCTAGCTAAAAAATATAATCTAGCAGTAGATGAATTAATTGAAAAATTAACTAAAAGTAAGTTTTTATATAGAAAAGGTGAAAAGTTATATCTTTATAGAGAACATCAATATAAAGGTTATGCTAAATATTTGAAAATAAAAAATAAAGATGTTTTAAAATTTACGCTAAAAGGTGAATCATTTATCGATAGTTTAATGAGTGATAATAAGTGATAATAATAAAAAATAAAGAAAATGAAAAAGAGAGATAATAAAATAATTATCTCTCAGAATATGCAAATATATTATAACATAAATTTAAAATTTTTCAAGTAGTTCAATTTTTTTAGTAATAACACTTGATGATAAGAAAAAAG
This genomic stretch from Streptobacillus felis harbors:
- a CDS encoding replication initiator protein A, with protein sequence MSDYYYESDEIFDGYLLMPKSLIKKEPYRFISDGAKIIYCLMREKSFVEKESGKSFIFFQKTEIQEVLNVSKKKATKIIKELENVNLLEKIKDIKKGTNIYYIKHSI
- a CDS encoding replication initiator protein A — encoded protein: MNLDYYYRHELDFYDFFVFPKALISKEPFKYLSGDAKILYCLMRDRMKSSEENGFYDEDGKVFFIYTIKEVCEVMNVSKATSQKLIQELKSLELIEKRRKSIDSPNFYYLKKVDLNTRTERTMEEIKANIEKFRNIVKKQNL
- a CDS encoding Bro-N domain-containing protein; this translates as MKILEKKEILGVELVIFGSEVNPMFNANEIAKIIENKNVSQMLKDVDQDEKKLVIITRADGKQHKSWYLTEEGLYEVLFASRKPIAKKFKKQVKEILKNIRQKGGYIVVRKEDNEATIKARLEGLMKETEQRLTLLEKKVNEYEIFFDEGKAYNSVNFLAKKYNLAVDELIEKLTKSKFLYRKGEKLYLYREHQYKGYAKYLKIKNKDVLKFTLKGESFIDSLMSDNK